One Natronolimnobius sp. AArcel1 DNA window includes the following coding sequences:
- a CDS encoding AIR synthase family protein, producing MSDLGKIDRQFFEQHIAPNLGAERDDVAIGPQHGVDFGVIDVSGQALVTATDPISILPALGLERAARFALDLILADVAVSGVPPSHLSICFTLPESMTNDDFATVWETIHAECADLGVAVVTGHTARYSDPTHPWVGAATAMGVGKHNDIVRPDGAQPGDRLLLTTGPAAESVGLLSTLFGDQIDLPDETIANAQTRLEDVYCVRDALTAAASGPVTAMHDVTEGGLAGALNEMATGAGVQFNIDRDAVPMQPGVQAVCDALEIDPWATTSCGSLLIAVDSDGVEDVRRALEDRGTVVAEIGSVGSGSGVVVEAGGDQVRLEHPSVDPSWGAYAELADDSSN from the coding sequence GTGAGCGACCTCGGGAAAATCGACCGGCAGTTTTTCGAACAGCATATCGCGCCGAATCTCGGCGCTGAACGCGATGATGTCGCGATTGGTCCCCAACACGGCGTCGACTTCGGCGTCATCGACGTGAGCGGGCAGGCGCTCGTGACCGCGACCGATCCGATCTCGATTCTGCCGGCGCTCGGCCTCGAGCGTGCGGCACGCTTTGCACTCGATCTGATCCTCGCGGACGTGGCCGTCAGCGGGGTCCCGCCCTCGCATCTCTCGATCTGTTTCACGTTACCGGAGTCGATGACGAACGACGACTTCGCGACCGTCTGGGAGACGATTCACGCGGAGTGTGCCGACCTTGGCGTTGCCGTCGTCACCGGCCACACGGCCCGCTACTCCGATCCCACCCATCCGTGGGTCGGCGCAGCGACCGCGATGGGCGTTGGCAAGCACAACGATATCGTCCGCCCAGACGGTGCACAACCCGGCGACCGACTCCTGTTGACGACCGGCCCCGCCGCGGAGTCCGTGGGGCTGTTGAGTACCCTCTTCGGGGACCAAATCGATCTTCCGGACGAGACGATTGCCAACGCACAGACCCGCCTCGAGGACGTCTACTGTGTCCGGGACGCACTCACGGCAGCCGCGTCGGGCCCGGTAACGGCGATGCACGACGTGACTGAGGGTGGCCTCGCAGGCGCGTTGAACGAGATGGCCACTGGCGCGGGCGTCCAATTCAACATCGACCGCGATGCCGTCCCGATGCAACCCGGCGTCCAGGCCGTTTGTGACGCCCTCGAGATCGATCCCTGGGCGACGACCAGCTGTGGCTCGCTGCTGATCGCCGTCGATTCCGATGGTGTCGAGGACGTGCGCCGCGCACTCGAGGATCGTGGCACAGTCGTCGCAGAAATCGGCAGCGTCGGATCGGGATCAGGCGTGGTGGTCGAAGCGGGCGGCGATCAGGTGCGCCTCGAGCACCCGAGCGTCGATCCCTCCTGGGGAGCCTACGCCGAACTGGCGGACGACTCGTCGAACTGA
- a CDS encoding putative sulfate/molybdate transporter codes for MAYSFPRETDSDLEFSTSELTGALGDSVTVLPLIIALAATTSVSLPHVLVGFGVFQIIWGLYYGMPLSVEPMKALVGLAIVGSLSYPELAAAGLIAGVVLLVVGKLGLVGHLERVVGEPVIRGVQFAVALLLLESAVGLSVGSPAVALAGLAVVGLFALRGYRQPSVLVVLALGAVVAVAVAGIPTPRVPEATLFPAGPPTISGAALEGTVAQLGMTIGNAAIATALLCGDLYDRDVSPDTLSKSMGATCLAAIPVGGVPMCHGSGGLAGKYAFGARTAGANVLLGVGYLALALVATGALLAAFPTALLGVLLAVVALELGRAAFAPVDDGWALALVVGVGILGLAINVGLAFVLGAVAFWVLSRADSR; via the coding sequence ATGGCGTACTCGTTCCCTCGAGAGACGGATTCTGACCTCGAGTTCTCGACCTCGGAACTGACGGGTGCGCTAGGGGATTCGGTTACGGTGCTTCCGCTGATCATCGCGCTGGCGGCGACGACGAGCGTCTCCTTGCCCCACGTTCTGGTCGGCTTCGGCGTCTTTCAGATCATTTGGGGACTCTACTACGGAATGCCGCTCTCGGTCGAGCCGATGAAGGCGCTCGTCGGGCTGGCCATCGTCGGCTCGCTCTCCTATCCCGAACTCGCGGCGGCCGGCCTCATTGCAGGCGTTGTCTTGCTTGTAGTCGGCAAACTCGGCCTCGTCGGCCACCTCGAGCGCGTCGTCGGCGAGCCGGTCATTCGCGGCGTCCAGTTCGCCGTTGCCCTCCTACTTCTGGAGTCCGCAGTTGGTCTTTCGGTTGGCAGTCCCGCCGTTGCGTTGGCTGGACTCGCTGTTGTCGGCCTGTTCGCGCTTCGCGGGTATCGCCAGCCGAGCGTGCTGGTCGTGCTGGCACTCGGCGCCGTTGTGGCCGTCGCTGTTGCTGGCATCCCGACGCCTCGAGTGCCCGAAGCCACCCTCTTTCCCGCTGGTCCGCCGACGATTTCGGGGGCCGCACTCGAGGGGACCGTCGCTCAGTTGGGAATGACGATTGGGAACGCAGCGATTGCGACCGCGCTGTTGTGTGGTGATCTCTACGACCGAGACGTGTCACCCGACACGCTCTCAAAAAGCATGGGCGCGACCTGCCTTGCGGCGATCCCGGTCGGCGGCGTGCCGATGTGTCATGGCAGTGGCGGCCTCGCCGGAAAGTACGCCTTCGGTGCGCGAACTGCCGGCGCGAACGTCCTGCTCGGGGTGGGCTACCTCGCGCTCGCGCTGGTCGCCACGGGTGCGTTGCTCGCCGCATTCCCAACCGCGCTACTCGGCGTCTTGCTCGCCGTCGTCGCCCTCGAGCTCGGCCGGGCTGCGTTCGCACCTGTCGATGACGGGTGGGCACTCGCGCTCGTCGTCGGGGTTGGGATCCTTGGCCTCGCGATCAACGTCGGTCTCGCGTTCGTGCTCGGAGCCGTCGCGTTCTGGGTGCTCTCGAGAGCTGATTCCCGATGA
- a CDS encoding NosD domain-containing protein, with protein MVVSDRRRSLSVVLVVAVLAVILVGLGGLFAVDAGSGGESTEPVPFHDTVATGVVLENAGDEADLSEVDVPKAQVFYSQYEFVVGYRGVERFVDARDAPGHEERFGYPLSVSVTDYGTSDDTVRLTEEGYPTLEGESADWIDAESAVFVVDSEARTPAGETTIPFGDREDADAFADEYGGTVVDWTDLLEHEFEIDDADVVRDRVDQRHARADELVATATTARDRPGEVVVGEDAATLEEAVEIAPAESTVVVPAGVHEVPEEIAVDQSLTIRGQGDGNGTETAAATTLRGDGNGSVLTLESDRAAVTDLRIDGVGNTTEPDGDDESDDLLEMAYGQGDAGIELDNASNALVENVTVESPATGVLLRDAPETVVRNVTVQGSDDWGDGYMAVTTIRSPDALVENSTLADGRDGIYLHRSDGVVFRNNVLENNRIGVHLMYTSSTLIADNQIDDPVSAGIDVMTDPEHNAIVGNEIRNASQGILTAGSRSYVADNVVTDTSVGLTTGAGNSIYEGNVLAGNVEGIQANHILPTNEVTGNDFVENDDHANARIGTLRIWSEDGNGNFWHGAIGSPDADVNGNGNGTTLERSYTPTDPVDERLHRVDGTPTLAHSPATGALSAFEGTVSGMRSESIVDPAPLCEPANPDLLERTAWESPEQAC; from the coding sequence ATGGTTGTCTCCGATCGTCGCCGATCACTTTCGGTCGTTCTTGTCGTTGCCGTACTCGCGGTCATCCTCGTCGGACTCGGCGGACTCTTCGCTGTCGACGCGGGTTCGGGGGGCGAGTCGACGGAACCCGTCCCGTTCCACGATACCGTCGCCACAGGTGTCGTTCTCGAGAACGCAGGTGATGAGGCAGATCTGAGCGAGGTCGACGTGCCGAAAGCCCAAGTTTTCTACTCCCAGTACGAGTTCGTCGTCGGTTACCGCGGCGTCGAGCGCTTCGTTGACGCACGTGATGCGCCCGGCCACGAGGAGCGCTTCGGCTACCCGCTTTCTGTGTCCGTCACCGATTACGGTACGAGCGACGATACCGTTCGACTCACAGAGGAGGGATACCCGACGCTTGAGGGTGAGTCTGCAGACTGGATTGACGCCGAATCGGCGGTCTTCGTTGTCGATAGTGAGGCTCGAACGCCCGCAGGCGAGACGACCATCCCCTTCGGTGATCGCGAGGATGCCGACGCGTTTGCCGACGAGTACGGCGGAACCGTCGTCGACTGGACTGACCTCCTTGAGCACGAGTTCGAGATCGACGACGCGGATGTGGTCCGAGATCGCGTCGATCAGCGCCACGCCCGCGCTGACGAACTGGTCGCAACGGCGACGACCGCGCGAGACCGCCCCGGTGAGGTCGTCGTCGGCGAGGACGCCGCGACGCTCGAGGAGGCCGTCGAGATCGCGCCGGCCGAGTCGACGGTTGTCGTTCCGGCGGGCGTCCACGAGGTGCCGGAGGAAATCGCGGTGGATCAGTCACTTACGATCCGTGGACAGGGGGATGGTAACGGCACCGAAACTGCTGCTGCGACGACTCTTCGCGGCGATGGCAATGGTTCCGTCCTTACACTCGAGTCCGATCGCGCGGCCGTCACGGACCTGCGGATTGACGGCGTTGGCAACACGACCGAGCCGGATGGGGATGACGAAAGCGACGACCTCCTCGAGATGGCGTACGGCCAGGGTGACGCCGGGATCGAACTCGATAACGCCTCGAACGCGCTGGTCGAGAATGTGACGGTCGAGTCGCCGGCGACTGGCGTCCTGCTTCGCGACGCGCCCGAGACTGTCGTCCGAAACGTCACCGTCCAAGGCAGCGACGATTGGGGCGACGGCTACATGGCTGTCACGACCATCCGCTCGCCGGACGCCCTCGTCGAGAACTCGACGCTCGCCGACGGTCGCGATGGGATCTACCTCCACCGCTCGGACGGCGTCGTCTTCCGGAACAACGTCCTCGAGAACAACCGGATCGGTGTTCATCTGATGTACACCTCGAGTACGCTGATTGCGGACAATCAGATCGATGATCCGGTCTCTGCAGGGATCGACGTGATGACCGATCCCGAACACAACGCTATCGTCGGAAACGAGATCCGGAACGCCTCGCAGGGAATTCTTACGGCCGGGTCGCGGTCGTACGTTGCCGACAACGTCGTCACCGACACGTCGGTCGGTCTGACGACAGGTGCGGGCAACTCGATCTACGAGGGTAACGTCCTCGCGGGCAACGTTGAGGGTATCCAGGCGAATCACATTCTTCCGACTAACGAGGTGACTGGGAACGACTTCGTTGAAAACGACGACCATGCGAACGCCCGGATCGGTACCCTCCGGATTTGGAGCGAGGACGGCAACGGGAACTTCTGGCACGGGGCGATTGGATCGCCCGACGCGGACGTGAACGGAAATGGTAACGGCACAACCCTCGAGCGCTCATACACACCGACGGATCCGGTCGACGAGCGCTTACACCGCGTCGACGGGACTCCGACGCTCGCTCATTCGCCGGCGACCGGTGCCCTATCGGCATTCGAAGGGACGGTCTCGGGCATGCGCTCCGAGAGCATCGTCGACCCCGCGCCGCTGTGCGAACCGGCGAACCCAGACCTCCTCGAACGTACGGCATGGGAGTCGCCAGAGCAAGCCTGCTGA
- a CDS encoding dihydrodipicolinate synthase family protein, whose protein sequence is MTLQESLAGITCPVVTPFNEDESIDDDALRTLVDSLQSAGIDAVFPNGTTGEFASLSPDERRRILEIVVDEVDGELPVVAGAGATSVVETLEYIDEAAEIGADAAVIVPPYFHTANAPAGNQRYFEAVADESALPLLLYNIPACTGQEIAIDTVSAVADHENIIGLKDSSGDLEYFLGAMRATPAEFLHLQGYDSLLAPALRMGADGGVNALSNAVPEAFVELYDTTETDRATALQAAIADLFEGCGAYGFAPASKAALEYRGVILTDTVRPPLVTVPDAGRETIQAGVDGVLEQ, encoded by the coding sequence ATGACCCTGCAGGAGTCTCTCGCGGGAATTACGTGTCCAGTTGTGACGCCGTTCAACGAGGACGAGAGTATCGATGACGACGCGCTTCGGACCCTCGTCGACTCGCTGCAGTCGGCGGGTATCGACGCCGTCTTCCCGAACGGAACGACCGGCGAGTTCGCCAGTCTCTCACCCGACGAACGACGCCGCATCCTCGAGATTGTCGTCGACGAGGTCGACGGTGAACTCCCTGTCGTCGCTGGTGCGGGCGCAACGAGCGTCGTGGAGACGCTCGAGTACATCGACGAGGCCGCCGAGATCGGTGCTGACGCTGCCGTTATTGTCCCGCCGTACTTCCATACGGCGAACGCGCCCGCGGGGAATCAACGCTACTTCGAGGCCGTCGCCGACGAATCTGCGCTGCCGCTCCTGCTGTACAACATTCCGGCTTGTACCGGCCAGGAAATCGCCATCGACACCGTCAGCGCCGTCGCCGACCACGAGAACATCATCGGGCTGAAGGACTCGAGTGGCGACCTCGAGTACTTCCTGGGAGCGATGCGAGCGACACCGGCGGAGTTTCTCCATCTGCAAGGCTATGACTCACTGCTTGCGCCGGCGCTGCGGATGGGGGCCGACGGCGGCGTGAACGCGCTGTCGAACGCGGTTCCAGAGGCGTTTGTCGAACTGTATGACACGACAGAGACTGACCGCGCCACAGCCCTGCAGGCGGCGATTGCCGACCTCTTCGAGGGCTGTGGCGCGTACGGCTTCGCCCCCGCGTCGAAAGCCGCGCTCGAGTATCGCGGCGTCATTCTGACTGACACTGTCCGCCCGCCGCTGGTGACGGTCCCCGACGCGGGCCGCGAGACGATTCAGGCTGGCGTCGACGGCGTCCTCGAGCAGTAA